The Brassica napus cultivar Da-Ae chromosome C1, Da-Ae, whole genome shotgun sequence DNA segment aaataattcaAGAGACAAGGTACGGACATATAAGcatgaaaaagaaaagcaagATGCAGAAAAAggagaataaaataataatcaatgGTTCTAATTAAACAAATACACCAAAAGAGTGTGAAGAGATGGGTAACAACAATAAGTAAACTTGTCCCAAACGCAAGAGCATACATTCACATTACAAGTATGATATGTGACATGAAACAGATCCAAAATGGAACAACTAAACCGTTACCAGGCAATACACATAAACAACATCTTAACCCAACCAGTAAAAAAACACAGTTCCAACATTCATTTACACAggaaaaagaaatcaaaatcaCAGTTGGAGAAAGCTCACTAGTGGCAGTTACCCAAACTTAATAGTTGGTTAtacaaattcaaatttaaaaaacagaCAATTTAGTGGCGCATAACAGCAGAAAATCATAACCCTGAACACTAAAAATTACCAGGCAGAACACTACATAACGCTGTTCATTCCGAAAGTTCAAAACTTCACCAGAATTAGAGAACGGAGAGATGGAAGTAGTAAACACGTGAATGAGAAAATGAAAAGAGAGACTTACAAGAGAGAAGAGGGAGAGGAAGGGATCGTGAAGCGTCCATGGAGATTCGAAGAAGAAAGCggggaggaggagaagaagatagGAGGCGTTGAAGAGAAAGACGTCACCACCATTTCTAAGCCTTTCATATTTTTTCCAAGCGCTTTACGCTGTTTTATATGGTTCGGTAAACGAAACCAAATGGCCAGTGGAAAACGCTGCCGTTTCTGTCCACcaacaagaaagaaagaatacAAGAATATCTTTAAACCTTATATCCATTATCCAATAAAAGTTCCAATTTGTATACACGGCAGTGAGTAGACTAACACCAAAACACTTCTCGTCTATGCAAATTGACTGCCAAGAATATGGATAAAAATTGGACAAATGAAAAGATTTACATCTGGACATGGATCAGGAGGTAATAGGAAGGGAGAGGAGGAGCCGTTGTGGCTTGTTGAGGTATAGAGCTTGCCACGCTGGCTCAGCGCTCTCTTGCTCGAACCAACTTTTCATGTATAGCCTCTTCGCTGCTTCATTGTTGACCGTCACATGCACGTACATATCCGTTATCCCTGAGCCATATATCACAACTCTCTTTTTCTTACAAGTCCAATTTCGAAAGTGTGATGGGTTTGATGAAAACATTTCTTACCCCATTCTCTAGCAACTACTTTAGACTTTTCATTGAGTTTGTAACCAACTCCGTTACGATGCAGCTCTCTGGCAACACAGACGTTGCTCAAGTACGCCCTAGCAAAatctacattaaaaaaaaaaaacaaaaaaaaaaagggactATAAGCGCTTCTCACTTTGTCTACAATCATCAGATTTAAGTTTAGCATACAAAAATACCTCTGGTTTAGTTCCAGAGATTTCATCAGGAAGCCAACGACATTGGTTAAGAATCAAGGCTCCCCACCACAACTCTATCTTCTATCCCATCAGAGAACTGATAAAAAATTTACCGACAGCTAAAGCAAATGAAGCATAGACAACCGAAATGTGAAGTCTACCTTACTAACTCTTAACAGAGATGAACATGTAAAACAAGAAGACCAATTGAATAAGGTTGATAGTTGCGACAACGGAAGGGTAGCGTTTAAGCAGGATACACGCGTAAAAACCTCTTTCCCGAAACTCTATCCTTAAGCGCTTCGAACTCACGCTCTGCCAATTATCTTCTGTGATCCTAATGAAACTTGAACATCAAAACGTAACATCAGCATAAGAAAACTCAAAAAGAAACACTCCAAAACTAATCACACAACAATAATAATTGATTTCTACCGCATTACAGATCTTCTTAAACCAAGGATACCTAAAAAGCTTTGATAGAAAGGAGGATAAAGATAACACTTTCTCCCCATTCTTGTTTCAGCTTTGAATGTTGTGTTGACAGAACTAGCTATCGATTCTTGAATTATGATACGAACAGAGAGAATAACTGACTTGGATATCGTAAGACGAAGGATTCAGTTCGTTGAATGTCCCCACGCGAAGGCAAGTTGAAGCACAAAGCTCCTCCTCCGACACCGTTTCGGATATTACGATCGCTGACCTGTCGATAGCTGGAGCACATATGTGTGAGTCAGAGATCGGAGGTAACCGGAGACTACAGGAAGGAGAAGACCTGAGCCCGTGTGTTTGAGTCACCGAAAGCAGCTTATCACTGGTTTCCCTGCTACCTTGCTGTTGGTAGTGTTGTTGGCTTTATGTAATAACCACTCGAACCATTCTAAGCTGTTTCGAACCGGTAGTAAATTCAAAAACGGATTCCAGTTTGCGATTACGGGAGgataaatttatttctttttttcaaaaacaatataaatataaatacaaaaataaaagcgCAATTCTTCTAaatagacaatttttaagtttttgtcacaaaaatagactaaaaagaggaaaatgaccaaaatatttcatttaatagctAAAAGGACTCTAATACcatagatatattaaaaaaaaaaataaaaaaaaaaattatagttttagattatatgttttcaaatttgaacttttttataaatatttttttttttcaattttttttttaattttttttttaattttttttttttaattttattttttcaaattttctttttgtaattcgaaaatattttttgaaactaatttaaaaatttttatttcaaatttttaatatttattttttattttataaaattttaaacttcaatCCCAAATCcacaccccttaactctaaaccataaagtttagattagttaacccaaagggtataaatatatatttacttctttaatgaaacattttggtcattttgatctttagagtctatatttgtgatcaAAACTTTGTAGTGCTATCCTAGAGtatttctcaaaataaaaatattcaataaaaattttaaattgaaattataaaaatactaaaatatatctattgtattttaattaatgtataatttttaaaaatttaaaactataattttctaaatataatttttatatttattataatactataattttgatttttttataattatataaaatgtaaatattgttaatttattatttaactgctgctgtatttggtagttaatcAGTCATAAGTATTCTGCAAACGCATCAATTTTAACCGTAGAATCAGtcatacaaatctcttaaaatcgTTAAAAACCGTAACCACCTGCATCGGTAAATTTTCGTAACCGCAACCGTTCGTCTGCGTTTGAACCATTCCCAGAAGGTTCAATATGGAATATGGAGCTCTAGCGTTTGGGCTCAATATGAGGCCCATAGATTTTCTAGGAAAATAATCCGAAACACATAAGAGCCACACAATATCAAACCAATATCattgacaaacaaacaaaaacaaaatgtaaaatcaccttttgttctttttgtttgttatgtGTCATCTTAtatattcttgaaaaaaaacattgttatcATCGCAAACAACACGTTTGATTTTCATCATTTGAACTTGcctaatctctttttttttgtcaacaaaacgTACCTAATATCAATTTATCTATTGTTACTTATAATATTTATGGAAAATGAACAAGTTGTAATATGTATACACGTAGTTAAGAGGGGAGATTAGTGTTAGTTCATGCATGATGATGTGGTTAACTACTCGAATCTATAGTCGCAAATAAAGTAATGGTTGCAAAGTATGGAaggatgaggatgatgatgcgAAGATGATGTGTTTGAGTCAGAGAGCCTTTGTCATTATCCTATGATTGTATGTCTGCTCATGCATCGCCTCTGATTGGTCCACGAATACCAAGTGAACACACACAAATCACTTCACCaataatagaaaagaaaacctaCGTTACGTATTGGTTGATAGATATAAGAAGACAAACTGGCTCATTAACTTTGACATGTTCACGCATATGATATTTTACCTATCTCAGACAATTATGTTCTGTGTGTCCTATAATATACACCTGTAttctaaattatataattcatatacttacgtttttcaaaaaaataattcatatacTTACAAAATGCTACATGAAACGCATCACATGGGAGTCATAACTACAGGCAATGTACTTTTTCATAGTTTGCATAATCGTGGAACGTATTATTACATTACTCGTGATCCCGCATATATAGTTAATGATTAacaagagatatatatatatatatatatatgatcacgAAGCTATTTGTcaatttgtattttacaaaatcagAGTAATTAATTGCTTACTTTGTGATGCGGAACTTCGGAACCGAAACCAGTTATAAGATATAGTATAATATATCTTTTGTTGTTCATTCCATGCTTTATATATGTGGATCCAATTTTCGCTTGTCTGACATCGTTTTTACAATATAAACAAGTAACAAACAACAAAATTTTCGGATAAACATtagtaatcaaataaaataaagcgAACCTATAAGACCTCATATCTAGATATTTcatttctctctttgttttcttctagTTATTTCAAGGTTTCACCAATATAATACTTAATTTCTTACTTATTACGAAGATGTAATGTACTATCTATATAATAATAGAATTGATCATTACCTCATTACGCGGCGGTCAAGCTTGTTATTACTCCCTATCACATAATTCACACACACGCAGACTCGCTTGACACATGGTGGATTTATTTGTACtttcatatttgatatatataaacagCCAAGATGTATAATGAGAGATTCATTCGTAGTGATATATtagatattaaaagaaaaaagtagaaagaaatagagagagagagagaggtgcaAGAGAGATATGGAGATGGAGAAGTACAAGCCGGTCATGGCGTTAGTGCTGCTGCAGTTTACATCAGCAGGAGTTGCACTCTTCACGAAAGCTGCTTTCATGGAAGGACTCAATCCCACCGTCTTCGTCGTTTACCGTCAAGCCATCGCTACTCTCTTCATCTGtcccatctctttcttctccgCTTGGTAAGTTCAAGAGCTTTTCTCTAACGATATGTAACATATTGGTTGCATCGAAATGAACATACATGTGTACCAAATAATATTCACATACACCTAAACCTAGGCTATTCCGGTTTACTTATCATcaagaactttaaaaaaaaaaaaacttgaaatgaAAACTTATCTCCAGTGTTTTTGTGGACGGTAAAATAGGAGCAAAGCAAACAAACCTTCTCTTGGAATCAGAGGCTTTTGGTGGGTGGCTCTCACAGCTTTTTTTGGTGTTACTGTGAATCAGAACGCTTATTTTAAAGGCATTGACTTATCTTCTTCATCCATGGCTTGTGCCATGACCAATCTTATTCCTGCTGTCaccttcatcatctccatcattgtTGGGTtggtatttataatttttttttgttaccaaTATGTTAGTGATTATGTATTGATGGTTACATGGCTTTGATATTGGTTTCAGATTCGAGAGGATAAAGAGGAGAAGTTTGAAAAGTGTAGCAAAGGTAATAGGAACAGGTGTCTGTGTAGGAGGAGCCATGGCAATGACTTTTCTAAGAGGACCTAAGCTGCTCAACGCCATGTTGAACCAAGACAACAACAACACTTGGTTACTGGGTTGCTTATGTCTTCTCGTTAGCACATTTGCTTGGTCTTCCTGGTTGATCCTTCAAATTCCAATTGCTAATCATTGTCATGATCATTTGTACACGTCCTCCTGGACTTGTTTCATGGCTACCATAGCCTCTTTCTTCATGGCTCTCGCCTTAGGAAACACTGACTTAACGTCCTGGAAGCTTGATTCCTCGTTGAAGCTCTCTTGCTGCGTATACTCTGGACTCCAATTGGCGGTGTCTTTCTTTCTACAAGCTTGGTGCGTGTCGCGGAAAGGACCTCTCTTCTCTGCACTCTTCAACCCTCTTTCTACTGTCATTGTCACTTTCTTCGGCGCCCTGTATCTAAAAGAGCAGACTTACCTTGGCAGGTACGCCTTGttggtttcttttcttttcttattgtcTTGTAATTTTCACAACTTCATCTGCTTTGTTCGTTTATTATTCAGCTTGCTGGGGGCTTTGGCTATCATCCTGGGTCTCTACA contains these protein-coding regions:
- the LOC106376148 gene encoding WAT1-related protein At4g28040 codes for the protein MEMEKYKPVMALVLLQFTSAGVALFTKAAFMEGLNPTVFVVYRQAIATLFICPISFFSAWSKANKPSLGIRGFWWVALTAFFGVTVNQNAYFKGIDLSSSSMACAMTNLIPAVTFIISIIVGFERIKRRSLKSVAKVIGTGVCVGGAMAMTFLRGPKLLNAMLNQDNNNTWLLGCLCLLVSTFAWSSWLILQIPIANHCHDHLYTSSWTCFMATIASFFMALALGNTDLTSWKLDSSLKLSCCVYSGLQLAVSFFLQAWCVSRKGPLFSALFNPLSTVIVTFFGALYLKEQTYLGSLLGALAIILGLYIVLWGKTEDYLQEEATDLKLQNEHTTTSQSDFVPIMIGDRAFSSSELLEPLLM